The Brassica oleracea var. oleracea cultivar TO1000 unplaced genomic scaffold, BOL UnpScaffold00851, whole genome shotgun sequence genome includes the window tagaaattttaaaacaacactaaagattataggcttcagtgtatagaacctttaccaaaaactcaatattttcgtatgggttaacacataaattttgagaaaatttcaaaaaatacgaaaaNNNNNNNNNNNNNNNNNNNNNNNNNNNNNNNNNNNNNNNNNNNNNNNNNNNNNNNNNNNNNNNNNNNNNNNNNNNNNNNNNNNNNNNNNNNNNNNNNNNNNNNNNNNNNNNNNNNNNNNNNNNNNNNNNNNNNNNNNNNNNNNNNNNNNNNNNNNNNNNNNNNNNNNNNNNNNNNNNNNNNNNNNNNNNNNNNNNNNNNNNNNNNNNNNNNNNNNNNNNNNNNNNNNNNNNNaagtatttaccaaaaactcaatatttttgtgggggttaacacttagattttgagaaaatttaaaacaaatacgacaatattgttttgacgcatagtttcatcatgctttaacatatgatgatgttcaaacaggtttggagcctttgttgtctctatttttcaagacaatagcgattttataatagttaatCCACTactttagggagtatatgaagttttactaaattaatttataaaaacaattgaacgaagttcatttaccatgaaagatatTTTAACATACATTTCTACAAttgtagaatatggttataaattttaaaacaacactaaagattataggcttcagtatataaagtatttaccaaaaactcaatatttttgtgggggttaacacttagattttgagaaaatttaaaacaaatacgacaatattgttttgacgcatagtttcatcatgctttaacatatgatgatgttcaaacaggtttggagcctttgttgtctctatttttcaagacaatagcgattttataatagttaatCCACTactttagggagtatatgaagttttactaaattaatttataaaaacaattgaacgaagttcatttaccatgaaagatatTTTAACATACATTTCTACAAttgtagaatatggttataaattttaaaacaacactaaagattataggcttcgtatataaaacatttaccaaaaactcaatattttcgtagggggggttaacacatggatttggagaaaattgaaaaaaataaaaatattgttttaatgcataattgcatcctgcactaacatataatgattttGAAAGAGGTatgaagcctttgttgtctctatttttcaaaagaatagcgattttataatggttaattcaataatttagggagtatatgaaattttactaaattaatttataaaaataattgaatgatgcttatttaccatgaaaaagagtttagaatacattaatacaaatgtagaatatggttggaaattttaaaacaacactaaagattataggNNNNNNNNNNNNNNNNNNNNNNNNNNNNNNNNNNNNNNNNAAATattgagaaaatataaaaacaaatacgacaatattgttttaatgcttagttgcatcatgcactaacatatgatgattttcaaagaggtatgaagcttttgttgtctctatttttcaggAGATTGGCGATTTTATAAgggttaatccactaatttagggattatatgaaattttactaaattaatttataaaaataattgaatgatgcttatttaccatgaaaaagagtttagaatacattaatacaaatgtagaatatggttggaaattttaaaacaacactaaagattataagcttcgtATATAACACATTTACCAAAAAcccaatattttcgtaggggttcacacatagatttttagaaaatttaaaaaaatatgacaatattattttaatgcatagttgcatcttgcactaacatatgatgatgttcaaataggtatggggcctttgttgtctctatttttcaaggGAATAGCGAATTTATAACagttaatccactaatttaaggagtatatgaaatttgactaaattaatttttaaaaacaattgaacgatgcttatttaccatgaaaaagagttgataataatttaatacaaatgtagaatatggttaaaaattttaaaacaacactaaagattataggcttcagtatataaagtatttaccaaaaacacaatattttcgtaggggttagttaacacatgaattttgagaaaatttaaaaaatatccaaaatattgttttaatgcatagttgcatcctgcattaacatatgatgattttcAAGGAGGTATgaagcttttgttgtctctatttttcaagagaatatcgattatggttagtccactaatttagagagtatatgaactttttctaaattaatctataaaaacaattgaacgatgctcatttaccatgaaaaagagtttagcatatattaatacaaatgtagaatatggttagaaaatttaaaacaacacttaagatTATAGGCGTCAGTGTATTGAAcctttaccaaaaactcaatattttcgtatgggttaactcatagattttgagaaaatttcaaaaaatacgacaatattgttttaattataatGAAGGTCAatgaggtttggaacctttgttatttCCGTTTCTTAagagaataacaattttatagtggttagttcaccaatttagggaatattatgaagttttactaaattaattgataaaaaaataaaacgatgcccatgtaccatgaaagagagtttaatatacattaatacaaatgtagaatgtgtttagaaattttaaaacaacactaaagattataggcttcggtatataaaacattgaccaaaaactcaatattttcgtaggggagGCTTCggtaaacaacactaaagattataggcttcggtatatggttaacacatagattttgggaaaatttcaaaaaatatgacaatattgttttagtgcatagttgcatcctgcactaaggggttaatacatagattttgagaaaaattcaaaaatatggtaatactgttttaatacatagttgcttcttgcactaacatatgatgaaggtcaaagaggtttggaacctttgttgtctccgttttctctagagaatagcgattttatagtggttagtccaactatttagggagtattataaagttttattaaattaactgataaaattttaaaacgatgcccgtgtaccatgaaagagagtttaatatacattaatacaaatgtagaatgtgtttagaaattttaaaacaacactaaagattataggctttagtatatagagtatttaccgaaaaactcaatattttcgtaggagttaacacatagattttgaaaaaaaatcaaaaatatgataatattgttttaattcatagttgcatcatgcactaacatataatgaaggtcaatgaggtttggaacctttgttatttCCGTTTCTTAagagaataacaattttatagtggttagttcaccaatttagggaatattatgaagttttactaaattaattgataaaaaaataaaacgatgcccatgtaccatgaaagagagtttaatatacattaataaaaatgtagaaagtgtttagaaattttaaaacagcactaaagatcataggcattagtatatagagtatttaccgaaacaaatcaatattttcttaggggttaacacataggttttgagaaaaattcaaaatatgataatattgttttaatgcatagttttatcctgcactaacatatgatgaaggtcaaagaggtttggaacctttgttgtctccgtgttctctagagaatagcgattttataatggttagtctaccaattttgggagtattatgaaattttactaaattaattgataaaaaatttgaacgATGCACATGTAACATGAAACAGAGTTAaatatacactaatacaaatgtataatgtgtttggaaattttaaaacaacactaaagatcataggcttcagtatatagagcatttacaaaaaaacaatattttcgtaggggttaacacatagattttgagaaaaaattaaaaatatgacaatactattttaatgtatagttgcatcttgcactaacatatgatgaagttcaaagaggtttggaacctttgttgtctctctagagaatatcgattttatagtggttagtccaccaatttaggagtattatgaagttttactaaattaattgataaaaaattaaaacaatgcccatgtaccatgaaagaaagttaattatacattaacacaaatatagaatgtgtttagaatttttaaaacaacactaaagatcattggcttcagtatatagagcatttaccgaaaaactcaatatttttgaagaacacatggattttgaaaaaatttcaaaaatattatactactgttttaatgcatagttgcatcttgcactaacatatgatgaaggtcaaagaggtttgaaacctttgttgtcttcgttttatctagagaatagcgattttatagtggttagtctatctatttaggaagtattataaagttttattaaattaattgataaaaatttaaaacgatgcccgtgtaccatgaaagagagtttaatatacattaatacaaatgtagaatgtgtttagaaattttaaaacaacactaaatatcataggcttcagtatatagagtatttaccgaaaaactcaacattttcgtaggggtgcacatagattttgaaaaaaatttaaaaatatgataatactgttttaatgcatagttgcatcatgcactaatatatgatgaaggtcaaagaggtttggaacctttgttNNNNNNNNNNNNNNNNNNNNNNNNNNNNNNNNNNNNNNNNNNNNNNNNNNNNNNNNNNNNNNNNNNNNNNNNNNNNNNNNNNNNNNNNNNNNNNNNNNNNNNNNNNNNNNNNNNNNNNNNNNNNNNNNNNNNNNNNNNNNNNNNNNNNNNNNNNNNNNNNNNNNNNNNNNNNNNNNNNNNNNNNNNNNNNNNNNNNNNNNNNNNNNNNNNNNNNNNNNNNNNNNNNNNNNNNNNNNNNNNNNNNNNNNNNNNNNNNNNNNNNNNNNNNNNNNNNNNNNNNNNNNNNNNNNNNNNNNNNNNNNNNNNNNNNNNNNNNNNNNNNNNNNNNNNNNNNNNNNNNNNNNNNNNNNNNNNNNNNNNNNNNNNNNNNNNNNNNNNNNNNNNNNNNNNNNNNNNNNNNNNNNNNNNNNNNNNNNNNNNNNNNNNNNNNNNNNNNNNNNNNNNNNNNNNNNNNNNNNNNNNNNNNNNNNNNNNNNNNNNNNNNNNNNNNNNNNNNNNNNNNNNNNNNNNNNNNNNNNNNNNNNNNNNNNNNNNNNNNNNNNNNNNNNNNNNNNNNNNNNNNNNNNNNNNNNNNNNNNNNNNNNNNNNNNNNNNNNNNNNNNNNNNNNNNNNNNNNNNNNNNNNNNNNNNNNNNNNNNNNNNNNNNNNNNNNNNNNNNNNNNNNNNNNNNNNNNNNNNNNNNNNNNNNNNNNNNNNNNNNNNNNNNNNNNNNNNNNNNNNNNNNNNNNNNNNNNNNNNNNNNNNNNNNNNNNNNNNNNNNNNNNNNNNNNNNNNNNNNNNNNNNNNNNNNNNNNNNNNNNNNNNNNNNNNNNNNNNNNNNNNNNNNNNNNNNNNNNNNNNNNNNNNNNNNNNNNNNNNNNNNNNNNNNNNNNNNNNNNNNNNNNNNNNNNNNNNNNNNNNNNNNNNNNNNNNNNNNNNNNNNNNNNNNNNNNNNNNNNNNNNNNNNNNNNNNNNNNNNNNNNNNNNNNNNNNNNNNNNNNNNNNNNNNNNNNNNNNNNNNNNNNNNNNNNNNNNNNNNNNNNNNNNNNNNNNNNNNNNNNNNNNNNNNNNNNNNNNNNNNNNNNNNNNNNNNNNNNNNNNNNNNNNNNNNNNNNNNNNNNNNNNNNNNNNNNNNNNNNNNNNNNNNNNNNNNNNNNNNNNNNNNNNNNNNNNNNNNNNNNNNNNNNNNNNNNNNNNNNNNNNNNNNNNNNNNNNNNNNNNNNNNNNNNNNNNNNNNNNNNNNNNNNNNNNNNNNNNNNNNNNNNNNNNNNNNNNNNNNNNNNNNNNNNNNNNNNNNNNNNNNNNNNNNNNNNNNNNNNNNNNNNNNNNNNNNNNNNNNNNNNNNNNNNNNNNNNNNNNNNNNNNNNNNNNNNNNNNNNNNNNNNNNNNNNNNNNNNNNNNNNNNNNNNNNNNNNNNNNNNNNNNNNNNNNNNNNNNNNNNNNNNNNNNNNNNNNNNNNNNNNNNNNNNNNNNNNNNNNNNNNNNNNNNNNNNNNNNNNNNNNNNNNNNNNNNNNNNNNNNNNNNNNNNNNNNNNNNNNNNNNNNNNNNNNNNNNNNNNNNNNNNNNNNTGATAAAGTGGGGTAAGTTAGTTTTCGTTCTTGATCGCCTTTGAGCTctggacctttattgagttagtgtttctttggctttttttcttctctgggATTATGgtggttttatgtttaaattatgtgttctgctttagtttggttaatattaagataaatagatagttgtaaatgaaataatagaaaatagtaaaaaataataaaataacgaaagtttatgttatttttagctgcgaataaattaaatatttaaagtacatttatattttttacttatttctttattcgttttgcaattttttgaacaataaaatagattaaaatatattagcaaaattcaaatgatgatggttattgtgagaaggattagataatgtatagttagaaaatagtgaaccaaattgcaataatctaaaagaagaaggatctaaaatgtaaaaagacaaaaagatgacacgtggcagcaAACCCCCCTGCCACTTGTCGGAAGAAGGGaaaaagtctactttatatataaagattgttttaatgcacagttgcatcttgcactaacatatgatgaaggtcaaagaggtttggaacctttgttgtctatgttttctctagagaataacgattttatagtgattagtccatctatttagggagtattatgaatttttattaaattaattgataaaaatttaaaacgatgcccttttaccatgaaagagagtttaatacacattaatacaaatgtagaatgtgtttagaaattttaacacaacactaaatatcataggcttcagtatatagagcatctACTGAAacactcaatattttcgtaggggttaacatatagatttttagaaaaagtaaaaaatatgacaatacagttttaattcatagttgcatcatgcactaacatatgatgaatgtcaaagaggtttggaacctttgttgtctccgtttctctagagaatatctattttattgtggttagtccaccaatttagggagtattatgaaattttactaaattaattgataaaaaattaaaacgatacccatgtaccatgaaagagagtttaatatacattaatacaaatgtagaatgtgtttagaaattttaaaacagcactaaagatcataggtattagtatatagagtatttaccgaaaaactcaatatttttgtaatggttaacacatagattttgagaaaattcaaaaatatgataatattgttttaatgcatagttgcatcatgcactaatatatgatgaaggtcaaagaggtttgaaacctttgttgtcttttttttttctagagaataacgattttatagtggttagtccaccaatttagagaatattatgaaattttactaaattaattgataaaaatttaaaacggaGAAACGATCCATTTATGGAACGATCCATGGCTAAGCTGTACCGAACAGATTAGACCTATGGGACCAGTACCGGAACACCAGCAAGACCTCACTGACGCTTGCATCCTCTTGCCTGACGGTTCAGACAGAAAGGCGATCAGACATATTATTCCACACGAAGAGAGCAGAATTCTGAGCCTGAAACCTAGTCGAACAGGACACCTGACAAACTCATTTGGTTAGGAACCCGATCAGGAGAATACACGACAAAGACGGGATACAAAGCAGCTTTGGAGAAAACAGAGCTACTGGCAATAGATCATGAAGACGACACCTTTGACTGGAACGCTGGAGTATGGAAAATCCACACTGCCCTAAAGCTCAAACTATTATTATGGAAGATTTTCCGAGGAGCATTACCAGTGGGCGAATGTTTGGCCACCCGAAACATCACCTCCACCATCAACTGTAAGAGATGCAACACCCACGAATCTATTACTCATATTTTTCTTCACTGCGGTTTAGCATAAAAAGTATGGAAGCTGGCACCTTTCTCCACTAGCGTGAACACTAGAGGACTAGTTAATTTGCCTGGTTGTTGGAACAGTCTTTGCAGGTTGGTGTGTCTCCCTCCCTCCGGCATTACTGCGGGACCACTCGCCCCCTGGATATTATAGCACCTTTGGTTGGCAAGGAATGACTATGTTTTCAACAACAAAGAGACAACGACGGAAATGATCATCACAAAAGCGGTGGCATCAGCGCAGGAATGGCTCTCTGCTCAAACACCCGACTCTCCCGCTAAGCCATCAACACAGAGAGTCCCAGACTCAAACAGGACACCGTACTCAACGCTGCTCCAAACAGATGCATGGAGAGAAGACCTTCATCTAGCGGGACTCGGCTGGATTGTGGGAGAAGGACCTGAGAAGGTATCAATCCTAGCACACTGTCACTACGTCAACTCCCCCCTGGTGGCAGAGGGCCTGGCGCTATGGGAAGCACTGCAATTCTGTATTGAGAAGGACATCCGACAGGTTCGATGAAACTGACTCACTCCTGCTGGTCAAAGCACTCAACTCAGGACAACAAGCAGCAGAGATCTATGGCATTGTGGCTGACATAGTCTGTCTGTCTTTCTTAGCTTTTGATTCTATCTCCTTTTCTTGGATTCAACGAACTAGAAATGGAGAGGCTGATGCTTTGGGAAAGCAAGCCTTCTGGAATGAAGCTTGTGTAATGGCTCCCATAAACATTGGAGTTTAAGTTCCATCAAATGAAAtatggtgttacaaaaaaaaaacgtagtCGTACCGGAACCAAACTGAAACCGGATCGAAACCCTCAGATACTctaatagtttttatatttctgtatttaaaataaccaaaatgaaccAAAACTACACCGAAGACCGAATGAAtactcaaatatataaaatattaattatatatacatataacataaccaattaaattttttattaaaagtatctgaaagtatttgaaaatacaaattgttaaaaaatatatgaactaGTCAAAATTATCcgaattatctaaaaatatctggatattttatttaaatattaaaaataatcctATTTATCTGACAATTTTTATCTGaatcatttttagttatttGATCATTTGTCCAAAATATCCGATAGTTTACCTAAGCTATCCGAATACCAAATGAAACAGAACCAAATAtttttcgggtatttttggTTCCTATTTTTACTAACAAGATAGAAAGTGGGTGTGTATTCTGAATTATGCATATATCTAAATATTCTGAATTATTCTacaatttctttaaaaacataaacataatattgTAAAGATGATTATCTCCTAATAACTAATGATAAATATCGATAGTGGAAAATTAAACCATATGCGAACATGTAGTGAGCTTTctagtccaaaaaaaaaacatgtagtGAGCTTTGAATTAAGATTGCACGAGTTCATGATTCGTTTAGTCATAAATGGAAAATTAGTTTGTAACCACACAaaagagtttttcttttaacaGTTAAACAATCTCATTTATTATCAAAGGTAATACAATGATCTGGGTATCACAATCTCATTTCATTACAGTTTTGGTTCatcattcttcttttttcacAAGAGTTTATTTGGAGATTAATAGGCTGTGATCAATTAAATTATCATCAAAGTACAGAAGACACACTCTTTCCGTTAAGCTCACCaaacttcattttttctttctgaaggctttttcttctttttgaaaatcaatattAGAAAACGTAAATATCACTTTTGAATAAGTAGTCCCTTACAAATCTAACAGGTTAGTTAAATAAGTTGTATTAAATAGGGAAAATGAACTGTTTGGCTTCTCTCTGACCAGGAATAAATTGCAGTTAACCAAAGCCAAAACTGAATCAAAAAGCAACACACACCATTTGTTTTTGACATTTAAAAAGCTAAACGTAGCATACCATATCTAAACAACAAATTCTGAGTATCAAATCTGCGGAAGTCGGATCATAACACATAAGGAAATACAATAGAAAACAAACAATTCTAGTTTTACATGTCTTTTGTTTTCAACGTAACGCTCTTCATCGGCCAAAAATAATGTCATATGATGTAAGAAATATTCTCCCAATAACACCTTCACGTGTTTGCTCATTTATCTGTGCTTCAACATGGCCTCGTGGAAGCTGCGAGGAGGAGATCCATTGGAAGACGGTGGTGGAACTCTGTTGAATCGCTCCGGGCTACGACTCCTTTCGCGCTCTCTTCCCCATCCATTACTGCTTCTGCTTCCCATTCcactaaattattatacaaaTCTCAAAGTCAGAATCGTTTACTTTCTTCTGTAACCGACAAAATCAAAAGTTATATCTTGTTTTTATCATTTACCTGTCACGTGAACCGAAGCTGCTACCTCTGCCACCATAACCAGAGTCTCTGCCACGACCTCCAGAAGGAGGACCCCAACGGCTGAATTTGTTCattccaccaccaccacaacgGGCAGCCATTTCGCGGATCTGAGGAGGAACTTTCTGGTCTGCTCCTTCCAGGATCTTGATCAGATCCGAAGCATGCTTCGAGTCTTGATCGCCAAAGAATGTGAATGCCTGACCAGTCGCTCCAGCTCTTCCTGTTCTTCCGATTCTGTGAACATAGTCTTCCACTCCAATGGGGAAATCATAGTTTATGACCGCCCTGTCATTCCAACAATGTTGTGTTATCATGTTGTCTAATAAGAGGATTCGAATTctgttaaataaatattacacgagatatatatatatatatatatacatgatgtCCTTGACGTCCAGTCCACGAGCAGCAACATCAGTTGCAACAAGAACCGGAGTCCTGCCACTGCGGAATTGATTCAGAACACTGTCTCTCTCAGGCTGCGACTTGTCTCCATGTATAGCAGCAGCTCCAAATTGGCGGGTTATATTGCGAGTTAGTTGGTCACACATCCTTTTGGTTGAGCAGAATATTATCACCTTTGATCCTGGTTCCTGAGACCTCAATATCTGCTCTAACCTCCTCTGTTTCTCCATCGGTGCTACCACTTCAATGTGCTGTGTCCAGAAAAAgcagattcattttttttttgcttaaatggTCAGCTGAATCAATAGCAATGGTATCGAGGCAAAACCATACCTGCGTGATCGACTTGTTAGCCACAAGCTCGTCAACATTGCCAATGTTGACCTGAGCAGGGTTAACAAGCAAGTCAGCTGCAATTTTCCTGACTCCCTTTGGCCATGTAGCTGTGTACATAAGTGTTTGACGCTTAGTGGGAATCTCTTTCACAATCTTCCTTATCTGCGGTTCGAAACCCATGTCCAACATTCTATCAGCCTCATCTAGCACAAGATAAGATACTTGGCGCAGACTTATTCTCCTCATCTCAAGGATATCGTTCAATCGTCCAGGAGTCGCAACCACGATATCTGCTCCTCTTTCTAAATCCCTCAGCTGAGGACCTTTTGGTGCACCACCATACAAGCACTGAAACAAAATAGATAACAAGAGCATTACGTTAGAGGAGTACTAAACTAGTACGTTGGCAAGTTCCAAAAATCAGTAACGTTTACTTACCGTACAGGAAATTCTTGACGACCTCCCAAATTTAACAGCTTCGTCTTGGATTTGTGTGGCCAGCTCCCTCGTTGGAGACAATACCAAGATTGTTGGGCCCATTCTCGAATCATTCCGGATGTGTTGAAGATGCATGAAGCCAGGAATCAAGTAACCCAAAGTTTTTCCCGAGCCGGTTTTAGCAATGGCTACTATGTCCCTACCTTGCATCGCAATTGGCCACGACTGAGCTTGAATCGGAGTTGGAGCAGAGAAACCTGCAGTGAGTACCTAAGAAAGCAGAGAACCAGGAGGTCCTATGAGAAGAGGAGCACCAAGGTTCTATTTGGCTTATGGAATGGTGGCTCATGTCAGAAGAAGCACCATCCCCCATTTGCAGGCGGCAAAAGATGATTACTGATGAAACCTGCAGCAGGAGGACGCCTTTTCTTCTGCCTGGACCCGGTGGTGAAATGAAACATCACACCGTTAACAGGCCCGGTCACAAGCTTGCGTGCTTTTGGAAGCCCTTCTCAAAAAATTTGGTCCACCATAAAGGCCACTCCAAATATTTTGCAAGGACCTCAAAGAAGTAAGTACAGTGTACGACATAAGCTCCTCCTCAGGAGAAAACATCGCACCTGgggaaaacaaaacaaaaacgagaAAAAGAGTGCATACGGCATAAACTTTGACTCTAAATGTTAAACCTAAGGTGATAATAATATGGTGGCAAAATAAGTCTGCTATTAAGTCACCCTAGCTAGCTCCATATATTAATAAGATCACAAGTATAAAACTCTACATAGAACCAACAGGTAAATTGGTAGACAAAGAcaactaagaaaataaataagagGATTCATTAGCCATATTCAATGTactactaaaataataaattcttaCCTCACGCAGAAGCTCAGGAGGAAAACCAGTAGTTTCAAAGGACATTAGAGGTGGTGGAACTTGGCCCCCCTGAAGAAAGGAGAGAAAAATATCAGTTACAGTTTTGGcaatcaatatatatacaatgtaaAGTAAGCTGCTTGAGATGAAGACAgcgaaatatatgtttttacaaaaggaaataaaaggTTGTGCAATGCGGTAAGCAGCAGCAGTTAAGAGAGGAACAAAAGAGGAGGGTAATATAagatgtgtgttttttttaaaagaaagtgGCTCCAGAGATACTTACACTGACAGTAATTTCATGACGGCGGGAATAGGCCTCGGAggaaacatcatcatcatttgcTGGAGCTgatgaaggaggaggaggacctCTTGCAGAGGAATTCCCAAGTCCATTAGCAGCACCATTCGCTCCACTCCTGGCAACCTATATAACATGTTGAGAAATATTCAAATGAATGCTAAAGAAAGAGGATAATtatttgaacaaaaaacaaacaagtaaaaaaaaatggaaagtaCCTCAGTAAACCTGGAGCCAGAATCAACAACCTTAGGTCCACCGTTACGGTActgaacatcatcatcatcatccttggCAGGGACATAGCTACTACCATTTGGTATGGAACAAGTGTGAACGGAAGAGCTAACAGAGAGCAGCTTGGGAGGTCTCTCATACTGAGTAACGTTGGTCTCAGGATTCCAAAAGTACAAGTATCCAGTTCGATCATCGACAAGGCCTTTCCAAGGCTTGGGAAGAGAATGATCCTCAGGTGCGTAACGGACTGCAGCAGCCATAGCAACCAATCACTGCAAATGAAAAGAGAGATAAGAGATTCGCCAACTGGCCAAATCAACAACGAGAGAGCATGTGTGAAAGAC containing:
- the LOC106320211 gene encoding DEAD-box ATP-dependent RNA helicase 14-like yields the protein MAAAVRYAPEDHSLPKPWKGLVDDRTGYLYFWNPETNVTQYERPPKLLSVSSSVHTCSIPNGSSYVPAKDDDDDVQYRNGGPKVVDSGSRFTEVARSGANGAANGLGNSSARGPPPPSSAPANDDDVSSEAYSRRHEITVSGGQVPPPLMSFETTGFPPELLREVLTAGFSAPTPIQAQSWPIAMQGRDIVAIAKTGSGKTLGYLIPGFMHLQHIRNDSRMGPTILVLSPTRELATQIQDEAVKFGRSSRISCTCLYGGAPKGPQLRDLERGADIVVATPGRLNDILEMRRISLRQVSYLVLDEADRMLDMGFEPQIRKIVKEIPTKRQTLMYTATWPKGVRKIAADLLVNPAQVNIGNVDELVANKSITQHIEVVAPMEKQRRLEQILRSQEPGSKVIIFCSTKRMCDQLTRNITRQFGAAAIHGDKSQPERDSVLNQFRSGRTPVLVATDVAARGLDVKDIMAVINYDFPIGVEDYVHRIGRTGRAGATGQAFTFFGDQDSKHASDLIKILEGADQKVPPQIREMAARCGGGGMNKFSRWGPPSGGRGRDSGYGGRGSSFGSRDSGMGSRSSNGWGRERERSRSPERFNRVPPPSSNGSPPRSFHEAMLKHR